A DNA window from Stenotrophomonas sp. 57 contains the following coding sequences:
- a CDS encoding TonB-dependent receptor — protein MPVSLLRRVPLATAIALILPLPALAAPPQPTELDRVQVKVSTATRSERLLSDVPIRTEVLRKEDIALRSATDFSRAAELINGLRVESNCQNCNTSEVQLLGLPGAYNQLLFDGIPLLSTLGSVYGLEQIPAGFVDHIEVVKGGGSALYGPGAVAGVINLIPPLPARSGGHVQAGVDVLEGTPQKNADVRLDLVAKDADAGLSVIVQRNWNSGIDYNGDGYTEITRKNLKVGGLQAWYAPTPGTRLRLDLQVTDETRRGGNRLDQPEYLANIAESLDTKYRRGSVSWDQEINADVDFRLAYAFADIDRDSFYGGLGDVVTDPSAPGYDPSQLDHNVAGSAASRSWRQYGRTHNPLHYIDSQLNWRLGAHALALGVQYKHEALRDDNRTGDGQRLAVLEDAAFHNLGAFIQDEWSLRDNVDLVLGARVDKSSELDNAVFSPRIALAWQATPNLKWRAGIATGFRAPEIFVEDVHVDTLGGEQVRVRNTDGLKEERALTTLFGFDWRSDPANPVWSWDATASYARIRDTFALGEIQRGDDGQLSQLRYNASGSNVLGAETNLGWQPSPQWRLTAGASWYRSRFREPQRIFDDTGDGGDTLIESRNYLKTPRWTGLAQLSWMPAEPWETFVALRHTGPMSVLNNRLGELHRTRAFLVTDLGARWHHHLGAQAQQEVSVAAGVKNVFDQRQKDLEVGALRDSDYVYGPRFARSWYVNLRYAF, from the coding sequence CACCGCAACCGACCGAACTGGACCGCGTGCAGGTCAAGGTCAGCACCGCCACCCGGAGCGAACGCCTGCTGTCGGACGTGCCGATCCGCACCGAAGTCCTGCGCAAGGAAGACATCGCGCTGCGCTCGGCCACCGACTTCTCGCGCGCCGCCGAGCTGATCAACGGCCTGCGCGTGGAGAGCAACTGCCAGAACTGCAACACCAGCGAAGTGCAGTTGCTGGGCCTGCCCGGCGCCTACAACCAGCTGTTGTTCGACGGCATCCCGCTGCTGTCCACGCTGGGCAGCGTCTATGGCCTGGAGCAGATTCCGGCCGGGTTCGTCGACCACATCGAAGTGGTCAAGGGCGGCGGCTCGGCGCTGTATGGCCCAGGTGCGGTGGCCGGGGTGATCAACCTTATCCCGCCGCTGCCTGCACGTAGCGGCGGCCACGTGCAGGCCGGCGTGGACGTGCTGGAGGGCACGCCGCAGAAGAACGCCGACGTGCGGCTGGACCTGGTGGCCAAGGACGCCGACGCCGGGCTTTCAGTGATTGTCCAGCGGAACTGGAACAGTGGCATCGACTACAACGGTGACGGCTACACCGAAATCACCCGCAAGAACCTCAAGGTAGGCGGGCTGCAGGCCTGGTATGCGCCCACGCCGGGCACGCGGCTGCGCCTGGACCTGCAGGTGACCGATGAAACCCGCCGCGGCGGCAACCGACTGGATCAGCCCGAATACCTGGCCAACATCGCCGAGTCGCTGGATACGAAATACCGCCGCGGCAGCGTGTCGTGGGACCAGGAAATCAATGCCGACGTCGATTTCCGCCTGGCCTACGCCTTCGCCGACATCGACCGCGACAGCTTCTACGGCGGCCTGGGCGACGTCGTCACCGATCCTTCAGCGCCCGGATACGACCCGTCGCAGCTGGACCACAACGTGGCTGGCAGCGCGGCCTCGCGTTCGTGGCGCCAGTACGGCCGCACCCACAACCCGCTGCACTACATCGACAGTCAGTTGAACTGGCGATTGGGTGCGCACGCGCTGGCCCTTGGTGTGCAGTACAAGCACGAGGCGCTGCGCGACGACAACCGCACCGGTGACGGGCAGCGCCTGGCGGTGCTGGAAGATGCAGCCTTCCACAACCTGGGCGCCTTCATCCAGGACGAGTGGAGCCTGCGCGACAACGTCGACCTGGTGCTGGGTGCACGCGTGGACAAGAGCTCCGAGCTGGACAACGCGGTATTCTCGCCACGCATCGCGCTGGCCTGGCAGGCCACGCCGAACTTGAAATGGCGGGCCGGCATCGCCACCGGCTTCCGTGCCCCGGAGATCTTCGTCGAAGACGTGCATGTCGATACGCTGGGGGGTGAACAGGTGCGCGTGCGCAACACCGACGGCCTCAAGGAAGAGCGGGCGTTGACCACCCTGTTCGGCTTCGACTGGCGATCGGACCCGGCCAATCCGGTGTGGAGCTGGGATGCCACCGCCTCCTATGCACGCATCCGCGACACCTTCGCACTGGGCGAGATCCAGCGCGGTGACGATGGCCAACTGAGCCAACTGCGCTACAACGCTTCCGGCTCCAACGTACTGGGCGCGGAAACCAATCTCGGCTGGCAGCCGTCGCCGCAGTGGCGCCTGACGGCCGGTGCTTCGTGGTACCGCTCGCGCTTCCGCGAACCGCAGCGCATCTTCGACGACACCGGCGACGGTGGCGACACCCTCATCGAAAGCCGCAACTACCTGAAGACCCCGCGCTGGACTGGCCTGGCGCAGCTCAGCTGGATGCCCGCCGAGCCGTGGGAAACCTTCGTGGCGTTACGCCACACCGGGCCGATGTCGGTGCTGAACAACCGGCTGGGCGAGCTGCATCGCACGCGTGCGTTCCTGGTCACTGATCTGGGCGCACGCTGGCACCACCACCTCGGTGCGCAGGCGCAGCAGGAAGTGTCGGTGGCCGCCGGCGTCAAGAACGTGTTCGACCAGCGCCAGAAGGATCTGGAAGTGGGTGCGCTGCGCGACAGCGACTATGTCTACGGCCCGCGTTTCGCGCGTTCGTGGTACGTCAACCTGCGCTATGCGTTCTGA
- a CDS encoding thioredoxin-like domain-containing protein — translation MRSEQMRTLLLVGALLLGPPAMATDLHAQVSASLMRPEQRSLRPMQWSPPPKLVALYFGADWCAPCHAFVPTLRSVRDALRGAGADTEVVYVSLDESKSALRRYMHAQEMPWPVLDPRRAARMPALQALAGLAPPNLVLIDADGTVLANGWHGRRYDGLQPVLKEWTKRACAQEQAHCPPGL, via the coding sequence ATGCGTTCTGAGCAGATGCGGACGCTATTGCTGGTGGGTGCCCTGCTGCTGGGCCCACCGGCAATGGCCACGGACCTGCACGCGCAGGTCTCGGCCTCGTTGATGAGGCCGGAACAGCGGTCGCTGCGGCCCATGCAATGGTCGCCGCCGCCGAAGCTGGTGGCGCTGTACTTCGGCGCCGACTGGTGTGCGCCGTGCCATGCCTTCGTACCCACGCTGCGCAGTGTGCGCGACGCGTTGCGCGGGGCCGGCGCCGATACCGAAGTGGTGTACGTCAGCCTGGATGAGAGCAAGAGCGCGCTGCGGCGCTACATGCACGCGCAGGAGATGCCTTGGCCGGTACTGGACCCGCGCCGCGCCGCGCGCATGCCGGCACTGCAGGCATTGGCCGGATTGGCACCACCCAACCTGGTGCTGATCGATGCCGACGGCACGGTGCTGGCCAATGGCTGGCATGGACGTCGCTACGACGGTCTGCAGCCGGTGCTCAAGGAATGGACGAAACGGGCCTGCGCGCAGGAACAGGCCCACTGCCCGCCCGGATTGTAG
- the mntR gene encoding manganese-binding transcriptional regulator MntR, which yields MGNTDDSTSLKGTPLIEAERQVESFRQVREAHRMELVEDYVELISDLLTDGGEARQVDIATRLGVAQPTVAKMLRRLARDGWVVQRPYRGVFLTPEGEALAHASRQRHQTVERFLLALGVDADTARRDAEGIEHHVSEQTLALFEAFVRKAEGG from the coding sequence GTGGGCAATACCGACGATTCGACATCGCTGAAAGGCACCCCCTTGATCGAGGCCGAGCGCCAGGTCGAGAGCTTCCGGCAAGTGCGCGAGGCGCACCGGATGGAGCTGGTGGAGGACTATGTCGAGCTGATCTCGGACCTGCTGACCGACGGCGGCGAGGCCCGCCAGGTCGATATCGCGACCCGCCTGGGCGTGGCTCAGCCTACGGTGGCAAAGATGCTGCGGCGGTTGGCCCGCGATGGTTGGGTGGTGCAGCGGCCGTACCGCGGCGTGTTCCTGACCCCGGAAGGCGAGGCGCTGGCCCATGCCAGCCGCCAGCGCCACCAGACCGTGGAGCGTTTCCTGCTGGCGCTGGGCGTGGACGCAGATACCGCGCGGCGTGATGCCGAGGGCATCGAGCACCATGTCAGCGAGCAGACGCTGGCTCTCTTCGAGGCATTCGTGCGCAAGGCCGAGGGCGGTTGA
- a CDS encoding Nramp family divalent metal transporter encodes MNTLAPRDPSAPTPASLGALNASVAVPDKGHWWFRLLAFLGPGYMISVGYMDPGNWATDLAGGSRFGYLLLSVILISNLMAVILQALSARLGIATGMDLAQACRARYPKPVNLALWALCEAAIIACDLAEVIGTAIALKLLFDLPLLWGAVITALDTLLVLLLMNRGFRALEAFVIALLMVIFGCFVVQIAMAAPPVMAVLGGFIPRAQVVTDPHALYIAIGIIGATVMPHNLYLHSSIVQTRAYPRTDEGRSSALRWAVTDSTLALTLALFINASILILAAAVFHANGRFDVEDIEQAHQLLAPMLGVGAAATLFAVALLASGLNSTVTATLAGQIVMEGFLHLRLPPWLRRLITRALAIIPVVVVILLFGDQGAVKLLVLSQVVLSMQLPFAIIPLVRIVTDKVTMGALVAPRWLGAIAWVIALVIVVLNVKLLVDTFAGA; translated from the coding sequence ATGAACACCCTGGCGCCCCGCGACCCTTCGGCCCCCACCCCGGCCAGCCTGGGCGCGCTCAACGCCTCGGTCGCTGTGCCCGACAAGGGCCACTGGTGGTTCCGCCTGCTGGCCTTCCTCGGCCCGGGCTACATGATCTCGGTGGGCTACATGGACCCGGGCAACTGGGCCACCGACCTCGCCGGCGGATCGCGCTTCGGCTACCTGCTGCTGTCGGTCATCCTCATTTCCAACCTGATGGCGGTGATCCTGCAGGCGCTGTCGGCGCGGCTGGGCATCGCCACCGGCATGGACCTGGCCCAGGCCTGCCGCGCGCGCTACCCGAAGCCGGTGAACCTGGCACTGTGGGCGCTGTGCGAGGCGGCGATCATTGCCTGCGACCTGGCCGAAGTGATCGGCACCGCGATCGCGCTGAAGCTGCTGTTTGATCTGCCACTGCTGTGGGGTGCGGTGATCACCGCGCTGGACACGCTACTGGTGCTGCTGCTGATGAACCGCGGCTTCCGCGCACTGGAAGCCTTCGTGATCGCGCTGCTGATGGTGATCTTCGGCTGCTTCGTGGTGCAGATCGCCATGGCGGCGCCGCCGGTGATGGCAGTGCTCGGCGGCTTCATCCCGCGCGCGCAGGTGGTAACCGATCCGCACGCGCTGTACATCGCCATCGGCATCATTGGTGCCACGGTGATGCCGCACAATCTCTACCTGCATTCGTCCATCGTGCAGACCCGCGCCTACCCGCGCACCGATGAGGGCCGTAGCAGCGCCCTGCGCTGGGCAGTGACCGACAGCACCCTCGCGCTGACCCTGGCACTGTTCATCAACGCCAGCATCCTGATCCTGGCCGCAGCCGTGTTCCATGCCAATGGACGTTTCGATGTGGAAGACATCGAGCAGGCGCACCAGCTGCTGGCACCGATGCTGGGTGTGGGCGCGGCCGCAACACTGTTTGCCGTCGCCCTGCTTGCCTCGGGCCTGAATTCGACAGTGACCGCCACGCTGGCCGGCCAGATCGTGATGGAAGGCTTCCTGCACCTGCGCCTGCCGCCGTGGCTGCGGCGGTTGATCACACGCGCACTGGCGATCATTCCGGTGGTGGTGGTGATCCTGCTGTTCGGCGACCAGGGCGCGGTGAAGCTGCTGGTGCTGAGCCAGGTCGTGCTGTCGATGCAGCTGCCGTTCGCGATCATCCCGCTGGTGCGGATCGTGACCGACAAGGTGACGATGGGTGCGCTGGTGGCGCCGCGCTGGCTGGGCGCGATCGCCTGGGTGATCGCGCTGGTGATCGTGGTGTTGAACGTGAAGCTGCTGGTGGATACCTTCGCCGGCGCGTAA
- a CDS encoding thioredoxin family protein translates to MEIIDATTPEQFHQLLAEHPRVLVDFHKDQCPGCRMLEMSLHRVANSVAGQGTTLLRVQLEVLGEAFFRELGLRQTPTLSLFRDGDERTRLAGFQSPQQIEAAIALHL, encoded by the coding sequence ATGGAGATCATCGACGCCACCACGCCTGAGCAGTTCCACCAGTTGCTGGCCGAACACCCGCGGGTGCTGGTGGATTTCCACAAGGACCAGTGCCCCGGGTGCCGGATGCTGGAGATGTCATTGCATCGCGTGGCCAACAGCGTGGCGGGGCAGGGCACGACCCTGCTGCGCGTACAGCTGGAAGTGCTGGGTGAGGCGTTCTTCAGGGAGCTGGGGCTGCGGCAGACGCCGACGCTGTCCCTGTTCCGTGATGGTGATGAACGCACACGCCTGGCCGGGTTCCAGTCGCCGCAGCAGATCGAGGCCGCGATCGCGTTGCATCTGTAG
- a CDS encoding flavodoxin yields the protein MLRILLVVASLSGNTRELGRQIAERCRAAGHAVHWHEADDLRQAPPLAADEADLVLLGCWTDNAGRTPAEMKAWVAGIAERGERPRQLAVFGTGETQWGQEYFCGAVHRLIRYFRSDYPPLEIEQMPHGVRHAEAISAWTDAVLAHYWSNTDGDHRRHHA from the coding sequence ATGCTGCGCATCCTGCTGGTGGTGGCCTCGCTGAGCGGCAACACCCGCGAGCTGGGCCGCCAGATCGCCGAGCGCTGTCGTGCCGCCGGCCACGCGGTGCACTGGCACGAGGCCGACGACCTGCGCCAGGCGCCGCCATTGGCCGCCGACGAGGCCGACCTGGTGCTGCTGGGCTGCTGGACCGACAACGCCGGACGTACGCCTGCGGAGATGAAGGCATGGGTGGCCGGCATCGCCGAACGGGGCGAACGGCCGCGGCAGCTGGCCGTGTTCGGCACCGGTGAAACGCAATGGGGGCAGGAGTACTTCTGCGGCGCCGTGCATCGGCTGATCCGCTACTTCCGCAGCGACTACCCGCCATTGGAGATCGAACAGATGCCGCATGGCGTTCGCCATGCCGAGGCCATCAGTGCCTGGACCGATGCGGTCCTGGCCCACTACTGGAGCAACACCGATGGAGATCATCGACGCCACCACGCCTGA
- a CDS encoding ribonucleotide-diphosphate reductase subunit beta, with amino-acid sequence MVTPLDRIKILEPRHPNRSTGIINGRTSGILNWNDIPYPSFYRAYKELSTNFWIPDEVDMKLDARQYGELSGREKNAYDSIIGLLATLDSPQTRFIYNVAEYITDPAAHANAAIIGQQEVIHNESYSYVLASITDLPNQNRIFEIARTHPTIIKRNAPIMGAYDDFMREKTAETLLKSLIQSSILEGINFYSGFAYFYNMVRQNRMTGTGKIISFINRDELAHTKFISELIRAIIGENPALQTDELTAYVHQAFEHAIELETQWSSEVLDGIDGIDVEEMTRYVKYRANKMAGMLGIERLYSDTTDNVMPWIKAYADNFTETKTDFFEMRNASYKKTNVDNGFDDL; translated from the coding sequence CCGGCATCATCAACGGCCGTACCAGCGGCATCCTCAACTGGAACGACATCCCGTACCCGTCGTTCTATCGGGCCTACAAGGAGCTGTCGACCAACTTCTGGATCCCCGACGAGGTGGACATGAAGCTGGATGCGCGCCAGTACGGCGAGCTGTCCGGGCGCGAGAAGAATGCCTATGACTCGATCATCGGCCTGCTCGCCACACTGGACTCTCCGCAGACCCGCTTCATCTACAACGTGGCCGAGTACATCACCGACCCGGCGGCGCACGCCAACGCGGCGATCATCGGCCAGCAGGAGGTGATCCACAACGAGAGCTACAGTTACGTGCTGGCCTCGATCACCGACCTGCCGAACCAGAACCGGATCTTCGAGATCGCCCGCACGCACCCGACCATCATCAAGCGCAACGCGCCGATCATGGGGGCGTATGACGATTTCATGCGCGAGAAGACCGCCGAGACGCTGCTGAAGTCACTGATCCAGTCGTCGATCCTGGAGGGCATCAACTTCTATTCCGGGTTTGCCTACTTCTACAACATGGTGCGGCAGAACCGCATGACCGGCACCGGCAAGATCATCAGCTTCATCAACCGTGACGAGCTGGCCCATACCAAGTTCATCAGCGAGCTGATCCGCGCCATCATCGGCGAGAACCCGGCGCTGCAGACCGATGAACTGACCGCGTACGTGCACCAGGCGTTCGAGCATGCGATCGAACTGGAGACGCAGTGGTCCTCGGAAGTGCTGGACGGCATCGACGGCATCGATGTCGAAGAGATGACGCGCTACGTGAAGTACCGGGCCAACAAGATGGCCGGCATGCTGGGCATCGAGCGCCTGTACAGCGACACCACCGACAACGTGATGCCGTGGATCAAGGCCTACGCCGACAACTTCACCGAGACCAAGACCGACTTCTTCGAGATGCGCAATGCAAGCTACAAGAAGACCAACGTCGACAACGGCTTCGACGACCTCTGA